One stretch of Lucilia cuprina isolate Lc7/37 chromosome 6, ASM2204524v1, whole genome shotgun sequence DNA includes these proteins:
- the LOC124420689 gene encoding uncharacterized protein LOC124420689, with protein MAKKCSVRSLSDSSLGELANLIVSTLGYAKYAPDVDLDINIVMVEINQYLEMAGATSNIYQDLLRVILSSDYLDASMRFTCLQMLLNCGVSFLVTEVFPFSYYEKILQVIAAQGAGLRVLNLKGIWVKDEHMHYMFEIVKKCQYLTKLFVPYIANDDLLQVIGKNCKRLQVLDISGETDITENGIEYLSKGLCAQRLTVIDIGMPGEENICYSDIALILENCPNVETLSTYSFVGPALKFVHDNVDKNFTCKLKYLHDTASDEEAVKIIVKTCPNLESIYLDTPKIGCLRALANTQLRKLKIYKFSSNELVKLLENIGRNLVHLTMIKSNGDLDLNVLARMCPGLIDLDCYMMDGLIYANSNHCRFTCLEGLEMLSSPMTNMALKALICNNTQLKRLAVDSVSFSDEDIVR; from the coding sequence atggcTAAAAAATGTAGCGTGCGTTCATTGAGTGATAGTTCTTTGGGAGAGTTGGCTAATTTGATTGTATCGACGCTCGGATATGCAAAGTATGCACCGGACGTTGATCTCGATATTAACATTGTTATGGTTGAAATCAACCAATATTTAGAAATGGCTGGTGCAACGTCAAACATCTATCAGGATTTATTACGGGTAATTCTCAGTTCCGACTACTTGGATGCTAGTATGCGTTTCACCTGTTTGCAGATGTTGTTAAATTGTGGAGTTTCCTTTCTGGTTACCGAGGTATTTCCATTTtcatattatgaaaaaatactaCAGGTGATTGCAGCGCAAGGAGCTGGCTTACGTGTTCTTAATTTGAAAGGAATTTGGGTTAAGGATGAACACATGCACTACATGTTCGAAATTGTCAAGAAATGCCAATATCTTACAAAGCTCTTTGTTCCTTATATAGCTAACGATGATCTGCTGCAAGTGAttggaaaaaattgtaaacGATTGCAAGTACTAGACATATCTGGAGAGACGGATATTACCGAAAATGGAATAGAATATCTTAGCAAGGGGTTATGTGCGCAGCGTTTAACTGTCATTGACATCGGTATGCCAGGAGAGGAAAATATTTGTTACTCTGATATTGcccttattttagaaaattgtccCAATGTTGAAACTTTGTCAACGTATTCGTTCGTGGGACCTGCACTGAAATTTGTTCATGATAATGTTGACAAGAACTTTACTTGCAAATTGAAATATCTCCATGATACAGCTTCAGATGAagaagctgtgaaaataatagTCAAGACGTGTCCAAATCTGGAGTCAATTTATTTGGATACTCCAAAGATTGGGTGTTTGCGAGCACTCGCTAATACTCAATTgcgaaaacttaaaatatataaattttcatcaaatgaattggTAAAGTTACTCGAAAATATCGGGCGAAATTTAGTCCATCTTACAATGATTAAAAGCAATGGTGATTTGGATTTGAATGTTTTGGCGCGAATGTGTCCTGGTCTAATAGATTTAGACTGCTATATGATGGATGGTTTAATTTATGCCAATTCTAATCACTGTCGTTTTACTTGCTTAGAGGGTCTTGAAATGTTAAGCAGTCCTATGACCAATATGGCTTTAAAAGCGCTAATATGCAACAATACACAACTGAAGCGATTGGCTGTCGATAGTGTTTCATTCAGCGATGAAGATATAGTAAGGTaa